The genomic window GCGGTCTCCCGCGACCTCGCCGCCCAGGTGCGCCGGGCAGCCCCGCTGGGCGCCGACCTCGCCGTCGTGGTGATCGGCGCCAACGACCTCGCCCGCTTCCTCCCCGCCGACGCCGCGACCGCCGCGCTCGGCGCCGCCGTCCGGGACCTGCAGGCCGCCGGCACCGACGTCGTCGTGGTCCCCGCACCGGACATGTCCAGCGTGCCGTTCGTGCCGCCGGCGCTGCGGCCGGTCGTGCGGGCCGCGTGCGCGCTGCTGCAGCAGCGCCAGGCCGAGGTCGCCGTCGCGCACGGTGCCACCGTCGCCGCGGTGTCGGCCGAGGTGGGCGCCGCGTTCGGCCGCGACCCGTCGCTGTTCTCCGCCGACCGGTTCCACCC from Geodermatophilus normandii includes these protein-coding regions:
- a CDS encoding SGNH/GDSL hydrolase family protein gives rise to the protein MTDPIRLVVLGDSIAYGSGAARVEDGLGPRLAQVLRSEGIDTDLTVLAVPGAVSRDLAAQVRRAAPLGADLAVVVIGANDLARFLPADAATAALGAAVRDLQAAGTDVVVVPAPDMSSVPFVPPALRPVVRAACALLQQRQAEVAVAHGATVAAVSAEVGAAFGRDPSLFSADRFHPSSAGYARIAAALAPTVLAAARDRRDRRAA